Within the Nitrosococcus wardiae genome, the region TCCCAAACGGTAGGGGAGAATAACGGAAAGTCCTAAGAGTCTGCGCCGATCCCAATAATCTACCCTATTCTGACCGTCAAAAGCGCGGATTTGAAAACAAAATTGCCGAGCTTTTTGCGAAAGATTTAGGTTGGGATTTAGAGTATATATCTGGTTTCCACAGCGAATAGGGTTTATTCGGAATACCCTCAAAAAACCTGTTCCTGCTGAGAAACGATATCGCTGCGATTTGGTTTTGGGCGTACCGACGGGTTACGACTTGGTTGCAACCACTAAGCCCTATTATCAATCAACCTACACCATGGTTTACCGCAAGAAGAGCGGGTTGGACCTCAAAAGTGTTCAAGATATTGCGACCCTTCGGCAGGAGCAGGGCAGACGCCTCAAGGTGGCGGTCTTTGACCGTACGCCGGGGGTCGATCTTCTGGTGAAATACCATATTCTGGATCAGGCGCTCTCTTATCAGCTGCAAACAGGCGATGTAGAGGCTTACCACGGCCGGATATTGGAGACCGATCTTTTAGAAGGCAAATTTGATGTGGCATTAATTTGGGGGCCTATTGCGGGCTACTTTGCCGCTAAAAGTCCGGAAAGTTTAGTGCTGATCCCCTTACATAGTGAGCCGAATATACGTTTAGAGTACGCGGTATCAATGGGAGTTCGTCGAGGCGAGGACGCATGGAAAGCCACGATTCAGGATTTTTTGGATCGCAGAAAAGAGCAGATTAAAGCTATTCTTACTGACTACCATATTTCCTTGGTGGATAAAAAGGAGGGGTTTTTGGCGAAAAGGGAACCAATCAGGTAGCCAGCTATTTGACTACTCGCAAAGAGGGTTTGCGATCCCCTTTGTCGGAAGAAGGTGGAGAGGGACCGCCGCCACCGTTATCCTCTTCTGGAAAAACCATTCCCTGTCCGTTCTCCCGGGCATAAATAGCCAAAGTAGCGCGAACGGGAAAGATCACTTTGTAGGGGCTACCGGAGAAGCGGGCAGAAAAGCTGATCCAGTCATTTTCGAGAGAAAGCTCACGCACAGAGTTGGGATGGACATTGAGAACGATTTTGCCATCAGTGACATGCTGTGGAGGAACATTAACACCGGGCATTGCAGCATCTACCAGTAGGTGAGGGGTTAAACCATTATCGACAATCCACTGGTATAAGGCCCGAATTAGGTAAGGGCGGCTGGAGGTCATGGGGGGGGTGGGGTTATCAACCATGACGTGCTTGGATCCCTTCAGACGGTAGTGGTGTTTTTTGCTCGTATTTCCCGCTCCGCATTGCTCAGACTTTTCTGGAAAGAATCCCGGGAGAAAATACGATTAGCATATTCCTCAACAAGCTTCGCTTGAGGGGGTAGCTTAACGTCTAGAGCGGGCAACCGCCATAGCAGAGGCGCTAAGGCGCAGTCTAACAAAGAAAACTCTTCATTCATAAAGAAAGGTGTTTTTTCGAAAGCTGGGCTCAATACGGTGAGATCCTCGATCAGCATTTTGCGAGCTTTAGGCCCTATGCTAGATCGAGGTGTATTGCCAAGCAAGCGGTACCACTCCCGATCAATACGGTAAAGCATAAGTCGAATACGTGCCCTGGAAATGGGATCTACCGGCATTAAGGGGGGATGGGGAAATCGCTCATCGAAATATTCCATGATGACCTGTGATTCGTACAATACCAGATCCCGATCCACAAGAGTAGGAGTCGAGTTGTACGGATTGAGCTGAACCAAGTCCTCCGGCAAACGATCTGGATCTATATCAATGATATCTGTGGAAATATTCTTTTCTGCCACGACGATACGGGTACGGTGGCAAAGCGGGCATAAAGGATCTGAATATAAGGTTGTTATAGAACGCTTACTAGGTGAAAGGGCCATAGAACCTTCTTCCCCACATTCCTACTCCTGTGAGCACCCTTATGAATATTTTGATTTATATAGTCACAGGGCGTTGGACAGTTTTTGCCAGCTGACGGTCCACCCTCAAACTTTACCGGCATTTGCTCAATTGGATCCGGTTGAAGCAGGGGTTGAGCTGGGCAAAAACTGTCCGAATTATCTTACCTCAATGAACGTCTTTCCAATATTCCTTTTTGAGGAAATAGGCAACGCCACAAAAGAGTGCGATGTAGAGCAGCACCCAAGGGCCAAGTTTTTCCCGCTCAAGCCGAGCAGGTTCGCTCACATAGGTCATAAAATTAACCAAGTCATCTAGCATCTGCTCGTACTCGCTGGGAGTCAGGGCCCCTTCAACGGCCAATTCAAACTCTGTGCTGTGGGTTTCATCCCCCTCTTCCTCTTTCTTACCCGCAAGTTGTTGCCATCCTTGCAGGGGCCACAACACATGAGGCATGGCCGTATCCTTGAATACCAGATTATTAACCCCGGTGGGACGGTTTGGATCCAAGTAAAAGGTTCGCAGGTAAGTATGCAACCAGGCGGGGCCTCGGGAACGAGCCACCAAAGATAAGTCTGGCGGAGCGACACCAAACCAGCGTTCGGCATTCTCGGGTTTCATAGCGATAGTCATGGCGTCATGGATCTTATCCGTGGTAAGCATCAGGTTATCAGCAACCTGCTCTTCGGTTAGATCCAGGTCCTCTGCCATTCGGCTATAGCGCATGTATTGGGCTGAATGGCAGCTGAGGCAGTAATTAACGAAAACCTGTGCACCCCGTTGCAAGGAGGCCTTATCGTTGAGATCGATCTCCACACTATCCAAAGGATAGCTGTTTGATACGGCCCAAACTAACGTGGTCGATGAGAAGAAGAGGAACAAACAAGCAATAATTCTTTTCATTTTGAGGTCACCCTTTCTGGAACGGGTTTAGTTTTGTCCAGTTTGGTGTAGATCGGCATTAGCAGGAAGAAAGCAAAATAAAAGGCTGAAAATACCCTGGCAAACATGGTCAGCAGCGGTGTGGCAGGTTGTGTGCCCAGATAGCCTAATCCCACAAAGCTAATAACAAAGAGTCCTATGGCAGACTTAAAAAACAGCCCCCGGTAACGGATAGATTTGACCGGACTGCGATCCAGCCAGGGCAGGAAAAACCATAGGAAGATGGCAGCATCCATGGCGATGACACCTAATAACTTGTCAGGTATCGATCGCAATATGGAGTAGAAAGGAGTGAGATACCACAGAGGTCTGATATGCTCCGGTGTGGCTAGGGGATTGGCCGGTTCGAAGTTAGGATGTTCCAAGAACCATCCCCCTAGCTCAGGCGCATAGAAAACGACCCAGGCAAATAGGAACAGAAAGATCCCAAATCCCCACAAATCTTTGACAGTATAATAAGGGTGGAACGGAATGCCGTCTAAGGGGAGACCATTGGAGCCTTTTTTCTCTTTGATTTCTACTCCGTCTGGGTTGTTGGAACCTGTTTCGTGCAGCGCCATAATGTGAGCGACGACCAGTGCAATCAGCAGCAAGGGCATTAGAAATACATGGAAGGCGAAGAAGCGGTTTAAGGTGGCGTCAGAGACTACATAATCGCCGCGAATCCATTCGGCTAAGCCTTCGCCAATGATTGGAAAAGCCCCAAAGAGAGAGATGGTGACCTGGGCACCCCAGTAGGACATTTGTCCCCAGGGTAGCAAGTAACCCATAAACGCCTCTGCCACCAGGGTAAGGTATATTAATACTCCGATGATCCACACCATTTCCCGGGGTTTCTTATGGGAGCCATAAATTATTCCGCGGAACATGTGGAGATAGATCAGAATAAAAAATGCGGAGGCCCCAGTAGAATGCATGTAACGGATTAACCAGCCCCATTCCACATCCCGCATGATGTATTCAACAGAGCCGAAGGCTAGATCAGCCGCTGGTTTGTAATTCATGGTCAAGAAGAGCCCAGTGACCAACTGGATAACCAGCACCAACATGGCCAGAGAACCAAAAAAATACCAAATATTGAAATTTTTTGGCGCGTAGTATTCCGACGCATGCTCCTTCCATAGTTTGGAGAGTGGAAGGCGGTTATCAATCCATTTAAATGTTTGATTTATAATTTTTTTCATTAGGCTGCCTCCCCTGGGGTTTCACCAACTGGGGTTTCACCAATCAGAAGACGGTTTTCCGCAAGGAAACGATAGGGCGGCACTATTAGATTTGTCGGTGCGGGGACTCCTGCGTAGACCCGACCCGACATGTCAAAACGAGAACCGTGGCAAGGGCAGAAAAATCCACCTTGCCAATCAGGGCCTAAATCAGGTGGGGCAACCTCCGGGCGGAAGGTGGGGGAGCAGCCCAAGTGGGTGCAAATCCCGATGACTACGAGGACGTCAGGTTCAATGGAACGATAAATGTTCTGGGCGAAGGGGGGTTGTTGAGATTCCTCTTCGCTTAAGGGGTCACGGAGCGTACTGCTCTCTGTAAGCGCCTCTACACTTTCTATCTCTTCCTGGGTTCGGCGGAGAATCCAGACCGGTTTACCACGCCATTCAACGGTCATAAGTTGGCCAGGTTCAAGATTGCTGATATCGACTTCTACGGGGGCGCCAGCAGCTTGAGCTCGCTCGCTAGGTTGCATGGACTTGACAAATGGTACTGCTGTAAAGCCTATGCCAACCCCTCCGACCACTGTCGCAGTAGTCGTCAAAAAGCGGCGTTTGCCCTGATCGACGCTATCTGTGCTCATATATTTTGCTCCCTTAACTAAAGGCAGATGACGAGAATTGTTATTTAATAATTGCTTTAATATTCAACTAAAAGAAGTCTGGAGCGGTGTTTGCATCGCGCAATTCTACCACAAAGAGCCGGAAAACTTGGTCATGATGGGTTAAGCCAGCAGAACGGCGAGGATACCGGTGATAAAAATACCGTCAAATGTACCGGCGCCGCCGATGGAAGCGATTGGCGTGCCCATCTGACGAACATCCTTGAGGCGCAAAATATCTGCGCCAAGTAAAACTCCCAGGGTCCCGGCAATATAAGCGAGAGGTGCCCGATACTCAGGAGCGATGAGCTGGGCGGCAAGCGCCGCAGAAAGGGGAGCAATAAAGATAGGCATCCCAATTCCCATCCCCGGTATGGGCCGGCTAAAAAGATAACTCACTGTACTGACCGCAGCAATTCCTAGAATCGCCTGATTTAACGCTAGGCCGCTGTTTTGAAATAAATAGAGCGAGAAAGTCAAAGGGATGAGGCATCCTCCCGCATTGACCGCAATTATTGTCTTCCCGTGAAAAGGTCTTTGTGGTGGGCGCAGTAGGCCCAACCGGGATTTGCTCTGGAATGATTCGGGAGGGCATTGCGCGGTGATGGAAAATAATGGCAGGTTAATAAGGCTTCCAAACAAAGATCCAAACAAGAGTATCGCCGCAGACTCAGGAGAAAGGCCTAATTTTTCCACGGCCAAGGTCAAGGCCCCGATTTGGATAAAGGCTATCAGAAAGCTGATAAGGAAAAAAGCAAGCAAAAGATGAAGAGGTGAGAAAGGCATAGCTGTTGTGCCAAGGCAACTGAGTCTACAGAACTCATATTAAGAAAGCGGAAATTGTAACACCCCCCCATTAATCCGCAAAGGCGTTGAAATAGAACATATTGTCCCCATATTGAGCAGGTGGCTTAATAGGATGCTAAAAAGGTCCCTCTACCAGCGCCCTTGTGAGCCTAAAGAGCACGATTAATGTGACGTTAATTTTTTGATTTTTTAGTTTATTTTGATTTCCCTACCTATACTTAAACGTTGAAATGGAATGAGGAATTGGACTATGCCCATCTATGAATATCGCTGCCAGGCTTGTGGTCACGAAATGGAGCTGTTGCAAAAGATAGCCGATGAGCCATTACGGGAATGTCCCTCTTGTGGCGAAGGGCAATTACGTAAATTAGTGTCTGCCGTTGGGTTTCGGCTCAAAGGTGGGGGGTGGTACGAAACTGATTTTAAAAACGGTGACAAGCGAAACGTGGTGAGTTCTAGCGACGGCTCTAAAGATAAAGAAGATTCTGGAAAAGCCAAGGACAAGCAGGCGGGAGCCCCTGCGGCTAAACCGACAGACAGTTCCCCTGCCGCTACCTCGGGTTAGCGGGAATGGGAACTCTTTAGCTATTGCGTTTATCATGTTCGATGATGACGGATTAGATACGCAATGGGTTATTCCCGCGTAGGCGGAAATCTAATCGCTGCCTGAAAAAACGGGATAGCTGCCTATGCGGGAAGGACAACTCCGAGGCTATAGTGTAAATCCTGTGGGATTTAGGTAAGGGCAAAATTCTAGCCTTGTTGCACAGGCTGACCGTGAAGCCGTAATATTCGTCATTTTGTTTTAACGTTTCCTAGTATATGTTAAGGATTTCTCCATGCGCAGCCACTATTGCGGCGACCTTTCTGAAGCCCATATTGATCAAGAAGTCACCCTTTGCGGTTGGGTAAACCGCCGCCGAGACCATGGAGGTGTGATTTTTATTGATCTCCGTGATCGGGAGGGCTTAATCCAATTGGTCTTTGACCCAGAGGATTCTCCCGAAAATTTTAGGCATGCTGAGCAGGTACGGAGTGAATATGTCCTCCAAGTCAAGGGCCGGGTGCGGCACCGACCGGAAGGGACTGAAAATCCGGATCTAAAGACGGGCAAAATTGAAGTACTGAGTCAGGAGCTTGTTTTACTGAATGCTTCAGAAACGCCGCCGTTTCCCGTTGATGAAAAATTAGAGGTGAGCGAGGAAGTCCGGCTGCGCTATCGTTACATTGACCTCCGGCGGCCGGAAAGTTTGCAGCGTCTGCGGTTCCGCTCGGAAATTATCCGACAACTGCGCAAGTTTTTGGATGAGCGGGGATTTCTCGATATCGATACCCCCGTTCTGACTAAGTCGACTCCCGAGGGTGCCCGTGATTTTCTGGTTCCAAGCCGGACTCATCCTGGCCAATTTTTTGCTTTACCTCAGTCCCCCCAATTGTTCAAACAGCTCCTAATGATTGCCGGGGTGGACCGTTACTATCAGATGGTGCGTTGTTTTCGCGATGAGGATTTGCGGGCTGACCGTCAACCCGAGTTTACTCAGCTCGACATAGAGACTTCATTCCTTCATGAGGATGAGTTTATGGGGTTGATGGAAGAGATGATTAAGGAGCTATTTGCCACGGTATTAGAAGTACCCCTCCACACGCCGTTCATTCGGATGCCCTACGCCGAGGCTTTGGCCTGCTTTGGTTTGGACAAGCCTGATTTGCGTATTCCCCTAAGATTGGTGGAAGTAGGGGATTTGATGAAGATGGTGGAGTTTAAGGTCTTTGCCGAACCGGCCCAAGATCGGGACGGGCGAGTCGCTGCGCTACGGTTACCTGGTGGTGGCAAGCTTAGCCGTAAAGAGATTGATGACTACACTAAGTTTGTGGCTATCTATGGTGCCAAGGGTTTGGCCTATATTAAGGTGGTTGAGCGTCGTCGGGGGCGGGAGGGATTGCAGTCTCCTATCCTTAAGTTCTTGCCTGATGAGGTGATTGGCGCCATTCTGGACCGCACGGGTGCTGAGGATGGAGATGTCATCTTTTTTGGCGCTGACAAAGCTTCCATTGTCAATGAAGCTCTTGGAGCTTTGCGAGAGAAGCTAGGCCACGACCACGGCTTAGTGGAACATGGCTGGCGCCCTCTTTGGGTGATAGATTTTCCCATGTTCGAGTGGGATGAGACCAGTAGCCGCTGGAGTGCTTTACACCATCCTTTTACTTCTCCTAAAGAGGAAGACCTTCCCCTGCTGGAGCAAGATCCAGGCGCTTGTCGGTCTCGCGCCTATGATTTAGTGCTAAATGGTACTGAGGTGGGGGGGGGCTCTATGCGTATCTTTCGCTCCCAGGTCCAGACTCAAGTTTTTCGTTTGTTAGGGATTGGCGATGAAGAAGCCAGGGAAAAATTCGGGTTTCTATTGGATGCGCTGAAATATGGTTGTCCGCCCCATGGGGGGATTGCATTTGGGTTGGATCGCCTGGTGATGTTGATGACTGGAAGCGCTTCAATCCGAGAAGTCATCGCTTTTCCCAAGACTCAAACGGCGACTTGTCCCCTTACAGGGGCGCCTGGCCCGGTTGCAGAGGCGCAATTACGCGAACTCGGGATTCGAGCGCGCAAATCAACTCCAGAGAAGGGGTAGATCATTAAATCTCAATAGGAGTCTTTTGAAAGAAGGGACCTGTTTTCAGAAAAACTAGGCGGCCAGCCGCTAACGCGCTACGTTCAAGATCCCCTGTAAGAGAGACTGAGAGAGGCTGTACTTGCGTTATTGTTGAAATTCAACCGCTTCTTTTTTACCCATTAGGGGCTACCTATTTGTTATAATTCTTTAGTAAAATAGTAAAGTATTTATTTTTTACCGTCCCTAGCGAAGATAAAAAGATGGCTGAAGCGGCAGTAATTCAGAGCTACATTGATCTTAGTGATACTGAGTGTGAGGACCGGATTGCCAGAGCCAAAGCGGCTTTAGGCTCACAGGTCGTTATCCTTGGACACCACTATCAACGGGAAGAAGTTTTCCAGTTTGCTGATTATTCTGGCGACTCCCTCAAATTGTCACGTCAGGCCGCTGCTTCAGATGCCCATTATATTATTTTTTGTGGTGTCCATTTTATGGCTGAAGTGGCAGATATTCTGTCTCGCCCTGAACAAAAGGCTATTCTCCCTGATATGGCCGCAGGTTGTGCTATGGCCGATATGGCTGACTTAGCCAAGGTGGAGCGGGCCTGGCGGGAATTAGGCGAAATTTTGGAGCCTGAACAAGAGGTGACTCCGGTCACTTATATCAACTCTGCCGCCAACCTCAAGGCCTTTTGCGGTCGCCACGGGGGTATCGTTTGTACCTCAAGCAATGCCCAGGCTGTCCTTAAATGGGCCTTTGACCGTCGTGAAAAGGTGTTGTTTTTCCCTGATCAGCACTTGGGGCGGAATACTGGCTATAGTATGGGGATTCCGCTAGAAGAAATGGTGGTTTGGGATTTTAATCAGCCCTACGGGGGGTTAACTCGGGAGCAGATTCAGGCGGCCCGGATAATCCTCTGGCAAGGTCACTGTTCGGTGCATCAAATGTTCCAGCCGGTCCATATCGATCGTTTTCTGGAGCGCTATCCTGATGCAAAAGTTATCTCTCATCCCGAGAACAGCTTCGAGGTCTGCCAAAAGTCCCATTATGTCGGTTCAACCGAATACATCATCAAGACTATCCGGGAGGCAGAGCCCGGTACCCGTTGGTTGGTGGGGACCGAGCTTAATTTGGTGAATCGCTTGCGTGAGCATTACAAAACGGAAGGTAAATCTATCCACTTTATGTCACCTACGGTATGTATGTGCTCAACCATGTTTCGGATTGATCCCCAGCATTTGGCCTGGAGCTTGGAAAACTTGATTTCCGGGCAAGTCGTGAATCAAATCAAGGTGCCCGAAGAAGAAGCTGAGCTTGCCCGCTTGGCTTTGACTCGGATGTTGGAGGTCTCCCCCTAAAGCAGGTAATATTCTTTATTACCTAAAACTCCGTAAATAACTACCAGTGAATAGATATGGCCGTGAGCGAAACAACAACTTCAGATACTAATACTTCTCCAACCCATGGAACCCAGGCTAATGAAGCCTGCCGTTATGAGGTCACGCGCGCGGATTTACCCTTATCTTGTCCAATGCCCTCTATGGAATTATGGAACTCCCACCCCCGGGTTTATCTCCCTATTGAAGAAACGGGGCGGGAACGTTGCCCCTATTGTGGGGCGATATATGTGCTCAAGGACTAAAGGGAACAGAAGTCAATAAGATCAGGCTAGCAAAGCTCGAAGTTTAGGATAGCTATTTAATTCCCTTTATTATGAAGTAGGCTAACTGCTTAGCGGCGAAACAGCCAAAAGAGTAAGGAAAGAATCAAACTAATTAAGATGGATGTGGTAATCGGGAAATAAAAACGGAAATTTTCTCGCTCAATGACAATATCGCCGGGTAGTCGGCCGAGGCCCAATTTGGTTAGCCATGGCCAGAGGACCCCTATCACAACCAATATGAGTCCCAGAGTGATCAGCAGTCGCGACATTACACCTGGCCTTAGCACCGTTTTACAAAATAATTCTTTTTATGATACTACAGGTGGCCGCAGGTGCAATCTTTAATGATCAGGGCCAGGTATTGTTATCCAAACGCCCTTCCCATGTTCACCAAGGTAATTTGTGGGAATTTCCGGGAGGCAAGCTCAATCCAGGTGAGAGTGTAGCTCAGGCCCTTTCCAGGGAGTTGTGGGAAGAGCTCGGGATCCGAGTCCTCCAAGCCCGCCCCTTATTACAAGTGCATCATGATTATCCGGATCGGTCTGTGCGGCTCCATACGTGGCGAGTCGATCGCTTTTCTGGCATGGCGAGGGGCCAAGAAGGGCAACCTGTGGAATGGGTTCGACCTGCGGATTTAAGCAGCTATCCTTTCCCGGCGGCTAACCAACCCATCGTCACGGCGGTACGTCTGCCATCCACTTATCTTATTACGGGGGGGCCGGTTGAGGATCTGACAGTATTCTTAGACCGTTTACTCCAGTCATTGCAAGCCGGGGTACGGTTGGTCCAGCTGCGGGCTAAAAATCTTAGTCCGCTGCATTACCAAACTTTGGCACGAGAGGCTCGGCGCTTGTGTTTGGAGCATGAGGCAGTCTTATTGCTGAATACCTCACCAACCCGGGCTGTGGAGTTGGGCGCTGATGGGGTGCATCTGACCAGCGAGCGTTTGCTGCGCCTCTCCCAACGGCCCTTGGGAGTGGATAGATGGGTAGCGGCTTCCTGCCACAACCCTCAACAACTGGCCCACGCTGCCAGAATTGGCGTCGATTTTGCCGTACTCGGACCGGTCCTTGAAACGCCTTCCCATCCACAAGCATCCCCCTTGGGTTGGGAGCGGTTCCAAACCTTGGTGGCGCAAGCTCCTTTTCCCGTTTACGCCTTAGGAGGCATGGAACTGGAGCATTTGCAGGAAGCGTGGCATCGGGGGGCCCAAGGTATTGCCGCTATTCGAGCCTTGTGGGGGCATGGGCCTAAAAGCTAATGCTGTTACTCTTCTGAAGAAGGGCTGGGTTTTACTTCCTCTCCTGGGATCCGATGGGTTTCTGTGGCCCAGGCACTGAGATCAATCAGTCGGCAGCGTTCGCTACAGAAAGGACGCCAGGGGTTTTCCTGGGACCAGAGGGTTTCACGGCCGCAGGTGGGGCAATGGATATACCGTTTTCTATCCTCACTCATATAGCACAACAGCATAGCTCGAAGGAGATGTCTTCTTCAACGGGTTGGGTTGGCTTATCAATAGAAAAAACCATGAAGCGTATGCTAAAACGATGTTTTCCCCCACTGATTTCCGGAAAGCAATCGCTATCGGGAGGCAGCAGTACCCTGACCATTTGGTAAGGCGTGTGGGTATCTAAATTTTGCTGATAAAACCCCCCTTTAGCCACTTGCGGTGTAGGAGGAGCACTGCTTCGAATGAGCTGAAGAATTAATTCCGTAGCGTTGCGGATAGGATCAAAGTCTTGAAACCAATTTTCGAGATCCGAAACGCGTTGTTCAGCCGGCGATCTTCGCCAGTAGTGATAGTTAGGCAGATCAAAGTCACAGGCACCACCGGGGATAGTAGATCGTTGCCGGATGCTATGGAGGAACTCGCTATCTTTAAGCTGTTGCCCAAGTTGCATATTATTAGCCCGTAGGGTGTCAGCCAGGCTTTCAATCTGTTGCAAGAATTCGTCTAGGCGTTCTCGATCCACATGGGGGGACTTTTGGAGACGCGACAGATTAGTTTGTAGGCGTTCTAGTTCTTTGATAGCTTCGGTTTTTAGATCACTTCGGCCAAAGATAGTCAGTAATTCGAATAGGCCAGTGAGTGCACCCTGGCTATCCCATTCTGACTCGCCCGGCAGGTAGTGCTGGACCTGGCGGAATAGGAACTCGAGTCTTAGCAGGGTCCGGACTCTTTCGTTAAGCGGTTGTTCGTAAAAATTTTTATTTAGCACAATAATCCTAGAAACAGCAGTAAACTAAACATTTTCGATCAGGTTGAGGTGAGTAGCAAATGCTAGGAAGTGCTAGGAAGCCAAGGAGAGATATTTTTGGTGGCAACGCTCAATTTGGCGATGCAGGGTGGCCAAATCGGTATCATTGACGATGATATCATCAGCGGCGGCGAGTCGAACCGCGCGGGGGCATTGGGTCCGAAGAATGGCATCAATTTCCTCATCTGAAAGCTGGTCCCGGGCTTTAACCCGATGGCGTTGGATGGCCTCAGGGACATCAATTACCAGAATTCGGTCAATAGAGCCTTCCTGAGCAGTTTCTATTAGC harbors:
- a CDS encoding DNA gyrase inhibitor YacG produces the protein MSEDRKRYIHCPTCGRETLWSQENPWRPFCSERCRLIDLSAWATETHRIPGEEVKPSPSSEE
- the zapD gene encoding cell division protein ZapD is translated as MLNKNFYEQPLNERVRTLLRLEFLFRQVQHYLPGESEWDSQGALTGLFELLTIFGRSDLKTEAIKELERLQTNLSRLQKSPHVDRERLDEFLQQIESLADTLRANNMQLGQQLKDSEFLHSIRQRSTIPGGACDFDLPNYHYWRRSPAEQRVSDLENWFQDFDPIRNATELILQLIRSSAPPTPQVAKGGFYQQNLDTHTPYQMVRVLLPPDSDCFPEISGGKHRFSIRFMVFSIDKPTQPVEEDISFELCCCAI
- a CDS encoding Nudix family hydrolase codes for the protein MILQVAAGAIFNDQGQVLLSKRPSHVHQGNLWEFPGGKLNPGESVAQALSRELWEELGIRVLQARPLLQVHHDYPDRSVRLHTWRVDRFSGMARGQEGQPVEWVRPADLSSYPFPAANQPIVTAVRLPSTYLITGGPVEDLTVFLDRLLQSLQAGVRLVQLRAKNLSPLHYQTLAREARRLCLEHEAVLLLNTSPTRAVELGADGVHLTSERLLRLSQRPLGVDRWVAASCHNPQQLAHAARIGVDFAVLGPVLETPSHPQASPLGWERFQTLVAQAPFPVYALGGMELEHLQEAWHRGAQGIAAIRALWGHGPKS